Proteins encoded within one genomic window of Ovis aries strain OAR_USU_Benz2616 breed Rambouillet chromosome 1, ARS-UI_Ramb_v3.0, whole genome shotgun sequence:
- the CDCP2 gene encoding CUB domain-containing protein 2 encodes MLEELVFCLPLAVALLGPDLRAQATKGVKCGGVLSAPSGNFSSPNFPGLYPYNTECSWLIVVAEGSSVLLTFHAFDLEYHDTCGFDFLEIYNGASGDQGNLLGRFCGRVPPPPFTSSWHVMSVVFHSDKHVASRGFSAGYQKDVCGGVLTGLSGVLVSPEYPNNYPNNAECHWVIRAAGPATVKLVFVDFQMEGSEQCTYDYVAVLGGPGPTQGHHYCGSARPPTLVSLGHELQVVFKSDFNIGGRGFKAYYFSGECQEEYTAVQGNFSSPQYPSPYPNNLRCHWTIRLPPGYRVKVFFLDLELEEPSSLTRTCDFDHLAAFDGASEEAPLLGNWCGHHLPPPVTSSHNQLLIVLRTDRSTTRRGFSVAYIGVVPMNVSCSRTDFQILISAQALAPLERTKVYLGSRSCAAQEMGSNFRIQARFDTCGTESQRRNNTSVIVSVLYIDFSAGGQEDTHEYEVRCEPRRKEASVHLLSSSRWLGPYAATAEHLQEASPRDEAEALEGPVAMVAQDTSDVVFLGLCILAGVLMVVAIVVLMLL; translated from the exons ATGCTGGAGGAGCTGGTATTCTGTCTGCCGCTGGCAGTGGCGCTGCTGGGCCCAGACCTTAGAGCCCAAGCCACAAAAG GTGTCAAATGTGGGGGTGTGCTCTCAGCACCTTCTGGAAACTTCTCCAGCCCCAACTTCCCCGGGCTCTACCCCTACAACACGGAGTGCAGCTGGCTGATCGTGGTGGCTGAGGGCTCCTCCGTGCTGCTCACCTTCCACGCCTTTGACTTGGAGTACCACGACACCTGCGGCTTCGACTTCCTGGAGATCTACAACGGCGCCTCCGGGGACCAGGGCAACCTGCTGGGGAGGTTCTGCGGCAGGGTGCCCCCGCCACCCTTTACCTCCTCCTGGCACGTCATGTCTGTGGTCTTCCACTCAGACAAGCACGTGGCCAGCCGCGGCTTCTCCGCGGGCTACCAGAAAG ATGTGTGTGGTGGTGTCCTGACCGGCCTGTCAGGGGTCCTCGTCAGCCCCGAGTACCCCAACAACTACCCCAACAATGCGGAGTGCCACTGGGTGATCCGGGCCGCTGGCCCCGCCACCGTCAAGCTGGTGTTCGTGGACTTCCAGATGGAGGGCAGTGAGCAGTGCACGTACGACTACGTGGCTGTGCTTGGGGGGCCCGGCCCCACCCAGGGGCACCACTACTGCGGCAGTGCCAGGCCCCCCACACTTGTGTCGCTGGGCCACGAGCTGCAGGTGGTCTTCAAGTCTGACTTCAACATCGGAGGCCGTGGCTTCAAGGCCTACTACTTCTCAG GAGAATGCCAGGAGGAGTACACTGCAGTGCAGGGCAACTTCTCCAGCCCGCAGTACCCCAGCCCCTACCCCAACAACCTCCGGTGCCACTGGACCATCCGCCTGCCTCCTGGCTACCGGGTCAAGGTGTTCTTCCTAGACCTGGAACTGGAGGAGCCCAGCAGCCTGACCAGGACCTGCGACTTTGACCATCTAGCAGCCTTTGATGGGGCCAGTGAGGAGGCGCCTCTGCTGGGGAATTGGTGTGGCCACCACCTGCCACCCCCGGTCACCTCAAGCCACAACCAGCTCCTGATTGTGCTGCGCACGGACCGTAGCACCACCCGCAGGGGCTTCTCTGTGGCCTACATTGGAG TGGTGCCCATGAACGTGAGCTGCTCCCGCACCGACTTCCAGATCCTGATCTCTGCACAGGCGCTGGCCCCACTAGAACGGACCAAAGTCTACCTGGGAAGCCGGAGCTGTGCCGCCCAGGAGATGGGCAGCAACTTCCGGATCCAAGCCCGCTTTGACACCTGCGGCACTGAGTCTCAG AGAAGAAATAACACCTCAGTGATCGTCAGCGTGCTATACATCGACTTCTCAGCTGGTGGGCAGGAGGACACCCACGAGTATGAGGTCCGCTGCGAGCCACGCCGCAAGGAGGCCTCTGTGCACCTGCTGTCCAGCTCCCGCTGGCTCGGGCCCTATGCTGCCACGGCCGAGCACCTTCAGGAGGCATCCCCCAGGGATGAGGCAGAGGCACTGGAGGGCCCCGTGGCCATGGTGGCCCAGGACACCAGTGACGTCGTCTTCCTGGGCCTTTGCATCCTGGCCGGAGTCCTCATGGTGGTTGCCATCGTGGTCCTGATGCTGCTGTAG